A genomic window from Lotus japonicus ecotype B-129 chromosome 1, LjGifu_v1.2 includes:
- the LOC130729017 gene encoding uncharacterized protein LOC130729017, with the protein MISSVELIPAESRELVLFIPQSVFCRRSPAKTHTSLHTTGSSSRKMEKGVKALRRLLQSPGVHQGPIAFNALSAKLVESTGFPFIFTGGFALSATRLALPDAGLISYGEMVDQGRLVTQAISVPVIGDADTGFGNSVNVKRTVKGFIDAGFAGIMLEDQISPKACGHTQGRKVVSREEALMRIKAAVDARRESGSDIVIVARSDARQAVSLDEAFIRTKAFAEIGADVLFIDALASIEEMKAFCQVSPHVPKLANMLEGGGKTPILSPRELDEIGYKLVIYPLSLLGVSIKAMQDALAAIKEGGVPPPESMPSFEEIKDIVGFNAYYEEEKRYATTSDQQL; encoded by the exons ATGATTTCGTCGGTGGAGTTGATCCCAGCAGAATCACGTGAACTTGTATTATTCATTCCTCAATCAGTATTTTGTCGACGTAGTCCAGCGAAAACGCACACTTCACTTCACACCAccggaagcagcagcagaaaaaTGGAGAAAGGAGTGAAGGCCCTTCGTCGACTTCTGCAATCCCCTGGTGTTCACCAGGGCCCTATTGCTTTCAACGCTCTCAGTGCCAAGCTCGTTGAATCCACCGGATTCCCCTTCATTTTCACCGGCGGTTTCGCCCTCTCCGCCACCAGATTGGCTCTGCCAGATGCCGGACTCATTTCCTACGGCGAAATGGTCGATCAGGGCCGCCTCGTCACCCAGGCCATCTCTGTTCCTGTCATCGGCGACGCCGATACCGGTTTCGGAAACTCGGTCAACGTCAAGAGAACTGTCAAGGGTTTCATCGATGCTGGCTTTGCCGGAATCATGCTCGAAGATcag ATATCGCCAAAAGCATGTGGGCACACCCAAGGGAGGAAAGTGGTGTCTAGAGAAGAGGCGTTGATGCGGATCAAAGCTGCTGTTGATGCTAGAAGAGAGAGTGGCTCTGATATTGTCATTGTGGCACGATCAGATGCTCGACAAGCTGTGTCTTTGGATGAAGCCTTCATCAGGACAAAGGCTTTTGCAGAAATTGGAGCTGATGTTCTTTTCATTGATGCACTCGCCTCAATTGAAGAGATGAAAGCTTTCTGTCAAGTTTCTCCCCATGTTCCTAAActg GCCAATATGCTTGAAGGAGGAGGTAAAACACCAATACTCAGCCCTCGTGAGCTTGACGAAATTGGCTACAAGCTTGTTATTTATCCACTTTCCTTGCTGGGGGTTTCTATAAAAGCAATGCAG GATGCGCTTGCTGCCATTAAGGAAGGCGGTGTTCCTCCGCCGGAAAGCATGCCATCTTTTGAAGAAATTAAGGATATCGTAGGTTTCAATGCTTATTATGAAGAAGAGAAGCGTTATGCCACAACCTCCGATCAACAGCTTTAA
- the LOC130718190 gene encoding uncharacterized protein LOC130718190 produces the protein MVINVAKRELDSLLEQEEVWWKQRSRASWLKHGGRNTRFFHQRRKRNLIEFLKDDRGREVEEDPHIARVLGDYFAGLFTSSNPEGVEETTDLVAERVSQSHLTVLGEPFTREEVEEALFQMHPTKALGLDGFPALFYQKHWDIIGDEILISTSRLKIILPDIIGQTQSAFVPGRLITDNALVAYECFHFMKKRIYGRNGMMAMKLDMSKAYDRVEWPFLQGVLQKMGFPPSWASALIEKSVASRMLHGIKVANRAPVISHLLFADDSIIFARANSQEAECVLDVLSTYEKASGQVINLDKSMLSVSRNVPQNGLDELKQLLNVKAVESFDKYLGLPTMIDIESMVSRFYWGGDVEQRGLHWASWQKLKRSKFDGGLCFRDFKSFNIALVAKNWWRIFSHSETLLAQVFKGVYFPHEDLLSAKLGYRPSYAWSSIMRSSWIFHEGGLWRIGDGSRVDILNDKWLPNGALVICRQDLMVELGVSKVTHLIDHATNSWKHDLVDFIFHPTTVSIILKNPLPLHGHIDTLMWPETVDGNYCFKSGYVFVRRKLLGACFSTSSQPSLPAPLWKKFWRTDAQPHCKEVAWCVVSGLVPVRASLRRRCLDVDPLCPLWASDEETGGEVPVPVVVVVQRCCMLAATPVVDVAVGSRPSSTLPSSWVRPMHEVYKLNFDASVASTGLVGFGLIVRDRHGEVLASAAQHLLHVSSPLLGEAMTFRRSMQLAVQMGFIRVLFEIDCLQLFQRWKKPPDGRSYSSSIISDCCWLSRYFDYVDLFFVRPG, from the exons ATGGTAATTAACGTGGCGAAACGAGAGTTGGATTCTCTTTTGGAACAAGAAGAGGTTTGGTGGAAACAACGGTCCAGAGCTTCTTGGCTCAAACATGGGGGCAGAAACACAAGGTTCTTTCACCAGAGGCGAAAGAGAAACTTAATTGAGTTCTTGAAAGATGATCGAGGCAGGGAAGTGGAGGAGGACCCTCACATTGCTCGAGTGCTTGGTGATTACTTTGCTGGTTTGTTCACTTCTTCAAATCCCGAGGGGGTTGAGGAGACGACGGACCTGGTTGCTGAGAGAGTCTCCCAGTCTCACTTGACAGTGTTGGGGGAGCCTTTTACTagagaggaggtggaggaggcgcTGTTCCAGATGCACCCTACGAAGGCGCTTGGTTTGGATGGCTTCCCGGCTTTATTTTACCAGAAACATTGGGATATTATTGGTGATGAGATTCTGATTTCTACCTCCAG ATTGAAAATTATTCTGCCTGATATTATAGGTCAAACTCAAAGTGCTTTTGTTCCAGGTAGGTTAATTACTGATAATGCGCTTGTCGCTTATGAGTGCTTCCATTTTATGAAGAAGCGAATTTATGGCCGTAATGGCATGATGGCTATGAAACTTGATATGTCCAAAGCATATGACAGAGTCGAGTGGCCTTTTTTGCAAGGTGTTCTTCAAAAGATGGGGTTCCCTCCATCTTGG GCCTCAGCTCTTATTGAGAAGAGCGTTGCATCTAGAATGTTGCATGGTATTAAAGTGGCAAATAGAGCCCCTGTGATTTCTCACCTtctttttgcagatgatagtATTATCTTTGCTAGAGCTAATTCTCAGGAGGCAGAGTGTGTTTTGGACGTCCTGTCCACCTATGAGAAGGCTTCCGGTCAGGTTATTAACCTTGATAAGTCGATGCTCTCAGTAAGCCGCAATGTGCCTCAGAATGGTTTGGATGAGCTTAAACAGCTTTTGAATGTTAAGGCAGTGGAGagttttgataaatatcttgGTTTACCAACTATGATAG ATATTGAAAGTATGGTGTCCAGATTTTATTGGGGTGGCGATGTCGAACAGAGAGGCCTACATTGGGCTAGCTGGCAAAAGTTAAAGAGATCAAAATTTGATGGTGGCCTTTGTTTTCGTGATTTTAAGTCTTTTAATATTGCCCTTGTGGCTAAGAATTGGTGGAGAATTTTTTCTCATTCGGAAACCTTACTTGCTCAGGTTTTTAAGGGAGTTTATTTCCCGCATGAAGATTTATTGTCGGCCAAACTTGGATATCGCCCAAGCTATGCTTGGTCGAGTATTATGCGGTCCAGTTGGATTTTCCATGAAGGTGGCCTTTGGAGAATTGGAGATGGTAGTAGGGTTGATATCCTTAATGATAAATGGTTACCAAATGGGGCTCTTGTTATATGTAGGCAGGATTTAATGGTTGAGCTCGGGGTGTCTAAGGTCACCCATTTAATTGACCATGCGACCAACTCTTGGAAGCATGATTTAGTGGATTTTATTTTCCACCCAACAACTGTTtccattattttaaaaaatcctTTACCTTTGCATGGTCATATTGACACTCTTATGTGGCCAGAAACAGTGGATGGCAATTACTGTTTCAAATCTGGATATGTTTTTGTTCGCAGGAAGCTTCTCGGTGCTTGCTTTTCAACATCTTCTCAGCCTTCGCTTCCCGCACCTTTGTGGAAGAAGTTCTGGCGTACCGATGCTCAGCCCCATTGCAAGGAAGTGGCGTGGTGTGTGGTCTCTGGTTTGGTGCCTGTCCGTGCTTCTCTTCGCCGAAGATGCCTTGATGTTGATCCTTTGTGCCCATTGTGGGCTAGTGATGAGGAGACG GGTGGTGAGGTGCCTGTCCCGGTTGTTGTGGTGGTGCAGCGCTGCTGCATGCTTGCTGCTACTCCCGTTGTGGACGTAGCCGTGGGGTCCAGACCAAGCTCGACATTGCCATCTTCTTGGGTAAGGCCGATGCACGAAGTTTATAAGCTAAACTTCGATGCATCGGTGGCATCCACGGGGTTGGTAGGCTTTGGTTTGATTGTGAGGGATAGGCATGGCGAGGTTCTTGCTTCTGCAGCGCAGCATCTCCTTCATGTTTCTTCGCCACTTCTTGGGGAGGCTATGACTTTTCGGCGGTCCATGCAGCTTGCGGTTCAGATGGGGTTTATACGTGTGCTGTTTGAGATAGATTGTTTGCAGCTGTTTCAGCGTTGGAAGAAGCCGCCGGATGGCAGATCGTATTCATCTAGTATTATTAGTGACTGTTGCTGGTTATCTCGTTATTTTGATTATGTTGATTTGTTTTTTGTTCGCCCTGGGTAA